The DNA sequence CCCAGAGGCCAAGCGTCCTCACATAGTTCAGGTGCCTGAGATTCCTGCCAAGATGACTGCTGTTCCAGCGACCCCAGCCAGCGAGCGGAAAAAGACCAAGGAGCAGATCGCAGAGCTGAAGGCCAGTTTCATGGCAAGCCAGTTTCCTGATGATGCAGAAGTCTACCGGCTTATAGAGGCAACAGGTCTTTCCAGGAGTGAGATCAAAAAGTGGTTCAGCGACCACAGATACAGAAGTCAGAGGGGCATTGTGCAAATTCCTGGTGATGCTTTAGGGAAAGATCAAATCGCACCTTCAGCTGGTCGACATGGCCGGTCATTTCACCCATACACAGATTTTGCCCCCCAAAGATTCAAAGAGAAAACTCAGGAGCAGCTTAGGGCCCTTGAGGAGAGTTTCTTAAAATGCTCTTTTCCTACCCAGGGAGAATTGGACAGACTTCGAGTGGAGACTAAGCTGAGTAGGAGGGAGATAGATTCATGGTTCTCTGAGCGGAGAAAGATAAGGGACAGCATGGAGCAAGCTGTCTTGGACTCAATGGGATCATACAGAAAAATTAAGGATCAAGGAACTCCCAATGGTGCATTAAGCCAGGCAGAACTTCTGGGTAGCTCTCAGCTCCCTGGTGCTTTATCTGGGTCCTCCACCACATTGAAGAAAACACAAGAGCAAATTCATCTATTGAAAAGCACGTTTGCAAGGACCCAGTGGCCATCACCCCAGGAGTATGACCAGCTGGCATCTCAGACCGGGCTCACGAGAACTGAAATAGTTCGCTGGTTCAAGGAAAACCGGTCTTCACTAAGAACAGGGTCACTTAAATGGATTGACCAGTACCAGCAGCAATATGCTGGTGATGGTCATAACAAGCAAAGCCAGAAAAGGAGCTCAAAACACATTGAGAGTCCAAAGAATGGTAATGAGGTGTCTCGGCAGCATTACCAGGAGCATAAAAAACTGAACGAAGAGAATGGGGGGAAACCAGTGGTGAGAGCAAAAAGAGACTGCGAACCACTGAAGGACTCTTTGTTGGGGAATCAGGCAGAGGGTGTGGACAGGCTGGAGTGCAACAACAGCCACGATGGCCACGGCAGCGAGGAGAACGAGGAGCCAGCAGAGGTCAACTGGGTGGAGGTGACGGTGGGCGAGGATGACGCTGCCTCGGACTGTACGGACAGCTGGAGCCAAACGGCCCCCGAGGGCCACACGGAGCTGCCAGACTTGGACTCTGAAAGTATATCTGGAGACAATTCCCACGTATAGACAGGTAATGCTGAGGGTGCCCTGTTTCTCTGAGCCTGCCTTTGGCGGGGTGTGCTTCCAGCATTCTGTAGCCCCACTTCAGTGTAAATCCCTGGAGCCCATCCCTGCCGGATGCTTTGTTGCCTGCTGGATGCCCGAACAAAAGGGAGACCCATTCTGCTTGTAAATTAAAGCCAACTGCATGATAGAGGAGGGGTTAGTGCCATTTGCCTTGGTTTTTGTCTGCTTGTGGGTCAAGTCCTGgataaaggtttttttttttccttttttttttttttttgcaataagTGATTAAAACTTACTGTCTTTAAACAACCTATGTGTACTTTACATAAAACATGCTAGCCGAGCCACACGAAGAAATAGTAAATAACACTAGTTGCTAATATCCCCCTTGCTGAGAGATCACTGAATAGAGGCTGTGCCTGTTTTGCCTGTTTTTGCATCTCGGGTCTTTCCTTTGCAGCATCCTGCCATGTTGAAAACAAAAGGTCACTGGGGGAAGGGCCTAGGACACAGATGCCTCTTTATGCAAAagcaagccaaaaaaaaaaaaaagtgggacTGAAGTGGCTCATGCAAAtgtgttttcttcctcttgcaAGTGAGAACTCTCTTCAGTCTCGCTTTGTTCTGCTTGCTCTCACTGGAGGCTTAGGAAATGCCCCAGACTAAGCTGTGTGGGTGTTTAGCAGCTCTTCTTCACAGGATCTTGAATTTAAAAGCAAGCTGCAGGGTCTGGCTTTAAGGTGGGGGATCATATGATCTTTTCCATTGTACAAGGACTTGTTATTTGGAGAGCTGAAACCTGTTTCTGATCACAATTGCACAGGTGTAAATCTGGAACAAGCACTGTCAGTAATTATTTCATGTTGAATTGAGTTCACTGGAACCTGTAACATTTTGTGCTCAGTTTACCTGAATCTGTCTCTCCCAAACTGGAGTTTCCTTAAACCACAACTTTAGAGCTTATCCTACAGAAAGCTCAGCATCCTGCTTTAAAAACCATAGTGAGAGAACACCTGTTTGAGAAAATTGGTAATTTTCTGGCATCTAATAAGTAAATATACTTTAGCAattccttaaaaaataaaaataaataaaaaaatacaaaagccaGGACTGATAGAAGTGCCTCCACAAATGTATTTAAGACTTCTGCTATTATAGCTGCCAGTACTTGGATTGAACTACCTGTTGCAGCAGTGCAGTTTTtggcagagccctgctgccTAGCATGCCACTTTCTCCATGTGTAGTACTTGTCCCAAAGTCTCTTGGACATTCTctgagttggaaaaaaaaaactaatcCTGAAGTGGTATTCTTTTTAACTGTGAATTTTGTTAGTTAATCTTGAGAAATGTTATGACAGCATCTTTATAACAAAATATCTTAAAGATTCAGACTGCATTGCAAGGCACTGTTCTCCATTATCCTTGGAAAAGTTGGTAATTGGGGATGTGAGGAACAGGTGTTACCCGTGTGTCAAAGGCAGGGATTAAAGACAGAAGGATGTGGGAACATCAGCCAGAGGCACACTGGGGTGCCACTTTTGTGCAGCCACATAAGAAGGGAGAGTCAGGATCTGATCTGCCTTTTAAAGTCAGACGTGTGACAAATAAATGCATTGTGGGattctttttttctgggttGTTATTCCAGAATATTTCCCCCTTCCAGCTACAAATTCTGATTCTGAGGAGAGGGAGCAGATCAGGGGCTCAGAGGGGCAATGGAGaagaaggcaggagcagggggaattGCCTGAAACCCCTGTTTCTTACAAATCTCTTGTGCTATGAACCCAAGATCTGCAGAGCTCCCTTCCAGCAGCGTAGGTTTTGTGCCTGTGAGCAGTGTCAGGTATGGAGTGAACCTCCTGCCACTGTGCCCTGGTACAGATGTTGGCCATAAAGCTTCAGGGCTCTGGAGGTGCTCAAGTGTTATCAGAGAGGAATTTTTGTAAGGACTTTAATCTCAGTTAAACAGTTGCTGAATGATCCTTTTGATGAGGAGCTTTCTGGTGGTTGTGTGTAAAATACACCTGCTGAGAAAAGGTGCACTGGAACAGGACTTCTACTGCTAAGAGCGTGCAGTAGTGGTCCTTTTTGTCCTCTGCTCCTTGCCAGTTTCTcagtgtgctgctctggggactttaaaaagtcttttttattttcctatatTCTGCCTGTAAGTCTCAGCTGAGGAATGTGAGTGCCTGCTCTATGGTGCACACGTGGAGGCATTGCCACAGTCATCGTGACACAAAAATTGGAATCTTTATACCCCATGCTGATGGGACTCGGAGAATAATCTTAGCTACTTTTTCTAAGCTTTCATTGGGCAGCCAGTCTTAGAAATGTTCAGCTAAAATTTCGGTGTTAAATTAACATCCAGGGTATGACTCAAAATGGAGACTTTTGTATGACCTGATAGGGAACTTTTTTCTGTCAGTTGTCATAAAAGCTTGATTTTTCCTAACATGCTCTTCAGGTACCACATGTAAGAACGAGGTGGACTGAAGAGCTGACAAGGGATTCCTCTTGTCTCTCACACAGCCACACTTACTGTGTGAGGCTCTCACTGCTGAGCCATACATCAGGCAGAAGCATACTCCTTTCATATTAGTGGTGTTGCTGTTTTGCCAGCTTGATCTACATAGTCTCAAAAATGAATGGTTTTTGATGATCGACCTCCAGACTCTTCTTGACTGAATTTGTGTGTGGCTTTTGTAAAACCTCAGTTCTTCCAGACCATCTCAGTTACTTTCTTCTCCAGTATGTAGCTTTAAAAGATTTTGGAACTATTAGAGAGCATTTGTGTTATAGCCTACACAGACCTTATGCCTTAAAAAACTGAGTTTTTCCAAAACCAATCCATGTTTGGCAgattctgctgctgcagctagAGGGAATTTCACAAGAGACTGGGTCTCTGTAAAAGCAGGATTCATGCCAGCCTCTGCAATGCCATCCTGGGACTAAGAAGAGGCTCTGTTATGAAGTCTGTATCTGAAAGTTTTGGCAAAATTGGATTTATTCCATGGAGCAGATCAGCTTTTTTGAACAGTGGGGTTGGGAGACCTGTCCGCATAGGGCACCAGCCCTTCCAGATGTTGAGTGGCTGCTGTAGGGTGCACTTAAAGCCATCTCTGGAATCCTGAGACTGTCATGAAGCTTTGTGTCCCTCTTGAGTGAGGCCCAATTGCTCTGTCAGGAGAGTGATGTAGCTCCCTTTCCATCAGTAGAGAGGTTCCTGCCTTCCAACAGCACGGGTCAGAACTGGGTCCCTTGTCCTCCTTTGCACAAACTCAACAAACAGAAACTGGTTCTGAATTAAACACAGCAAACTACAGCTCAAACAGGAGAGCGGGA is a window from the Passer domesticus isolate bPasDom1 chromosome 1, bPasDom1.hap1, whole genome shotgun sequence genome containing:
- the ZHX2 gene encoding zinc fingers and homeoboxes protein 2, whose amino-acid sequence is MASKRKSTTPCMVRTSEVVEQEGAEGAETPKDKGTGASQQDSKKTWPSENSVKDCEVVEAKPPGENQSKKPQGGYECKYCPYSTQNLNEFTEHVDTQHPNVILNPLYVCAECNFTTKKYDSLSDHNTKYHPGETNFKLKLIKRNNQTVLEQSIEAATNDVTVTSSGLENAECDDSQHGGVSANKAPVMKLGKPKGETKKGSKKPEEGGTENHVDGALPRIITEATEAIACINGDLLHDVLAHVMPSVQLPPNINLVPKVPVPLNSTKYNSALDTNATMINSFNKFPYPTQAELSWLTAASKHPEEQIRIWFATQRLKHGISWSPEEVEEARKKMFNGTIQAVPQTITVLPAPLATAKMPQPIIQTALPCQILGQTGLVLTPVSNGSTVSCSPITLAVAPNQGQKRTIQTLSSAPEAKRPHIVQVPEIPAKMTAVPATPASERKKTKEQIAELKASFMASQFPDDAEVYRLIEATGLSRSEIKKWFSDHRYRSQRGIVQIPGDALGKDQIAPSAGRHGRSFHPYTDFAPQRFKEKTQEQLRALEESFLKCSFPTQGELDRLRVETKLSRREIDSWFSERRKIRDSMEQAVLDSMGSYRKIKDQGTPNGALSQAELLGSSQLPGALSGSSTTLKKTQEQIHLLKSTFARTQWPSPQEYDQLASQTGLTRTEIVRWFKENRSSLRTGSLKWIDQYQQQYAGDGHNKQSQKRSSKHIESPKNGNEVSRQHYQEHKKLNEENGGKPVVRAKRDCEPLKDSLLGNQAEGVDRLECNNSHDGHGSEENEEPAEVNWVEVTVGEDDAASDCTDSWSQTAPEGHTELPDLDSESISGDNSHV